One Salminus brasiliensis chromosome 5, fSalBra1.hap2, whole genome shotgun sequence DNA segment encodes these proteins:
- the znf687a gene encoding zinc finger protein 687a, with the protein MGDMKTPDFDDLLAAFDIPDIDAKEAIQSDSGDPDGNHSESSGGKERSGGPVQKLTALEVRESVPLASHDPSVVSVIVKNSVCSEAYGSGEEEDEEEAGDVLDGAKRSGEESLLPLQLEPREHGLSPSDSLIHNGFKAVSDKAGEPSLHSSQPQMQPNGLWSPCSPRTASEGDEKNHDGSSSSHAVIFPPPVLLPVSAPPVASVNLIGLLPTKLDENEVEHPELLNIASRTGVPRSEDEESEPDLGSPPLMIQESPDLQASPKFPRRLRKSIQLQPPSPSSPTLPVSNTQTGEATAVTEHLGLTSPAPLQTPLSNSNTTTAVAEKTEPPNVERYPEHIIEERDSPESPEPELPACLQGKGLLPANLADPSTSLPGNKEPAQEETMEVPGKDGTIDNDERVQKHRNSKPHVQSSAEQEAQEVDMEEQQPSEPISAAQKGSGISIAPSRPLKVRIKTVKTPTGNVTRTVTRVAAKGAAAGAAKGSDSSKIQLGGRKVVNRPKRSAPAMSGHPPVLPVSTLQDASTAMLFAASKVQKVSVSSVRKTLPSPSSSSSASGINVRSLGLKTVYSAVPSAKAASVVNSPGAVISRSQSSLVEAFNKILNSKNPLPSYQPDLSVPPPPEWGLGVPPAGYRCLECGDAFALERSLARHYDRRSLRIEVTCNHCSKRLAFFNKCSLLLHAREHKEKGLVMQCSHLVMRPVSMEQMIGQQDTVPIGVLSPSLLPSTSLPAAKEETSGNPGIFDNWCPECKSPFSSTEELSAHFQEVDPNGSDSSCMQCSPPMPLWNPCSAAAHRRLHQKLPPLVCPECGLVYRPNSLNTHLQQACLHYTRQLGYRCPCCQLVFGGVNSLNAVKTHMQTAHCEVFHKCPVCPMAFKSAPSADSHCTTQHPALTDTAKQSKEIYKCVLCQTVFTQKALLSLHFDTHLAKQKVHVFKCPDCNKLFTQRGSLLAHVKASHRNSAARPSEVSAQKSSLKMESSDGEEWRREEEEDGEREGDPGENKRPTNPNVQLWSCSECQTRYSDKEIYIAHMAKKHGKELKRFPCTLCEGSFSSSSSLRRHMRVKHKGIKRSFQCQLCREGKKTFSSKLVLEKHMQIHHGGPRGAITQRQPSSRFTDGADSSSEQDGAPSTMTTGSAEEDEGTRAGSTQGRDGGGGFRCAPCGFTSLDKEEFLQHIQSHRGDGGRALQCQLCGACFASGSSLSRHRFISHRMREAGSAQAPSNHGDNPHGNVTPDAPDPSPGSPSQAEEGEGKLTCKVCGRHFSKAADLSTHFRTHGMAFITTYKTDKPA; encoded by the exons ATGGGTGACATGAAGACCCCAGATTTTGATGACCTGCTGGCAGCATTTGATATTCCAGACATTGACGCTAAGGAGGCGATTCAGTCCGACTCAGGGGATCCTGATGGGAATCACAGTGAATCCAGTGGTGGAAAGGAAAGAAGTGGAGGTCCAGTGCAAAAACTGACTGCATTAGAGGTCAGAGAAAGTGTTCCTTTAGCTTCTCATGACCCTTCTGTGGTCAGTGTCATAGTGAAAAACAGTGTATGTTCTGAGGCCTATGGGAGCGGGgaagaggaggacgaggaggaggcaGGTGATGTCCTGGATGGGGCAAAGAGAAGTGGAGAGGAGTCTCTGCTGCCTCTCCAACTTGAACCCAGAGAACATGGCCTTTCGCCATCTGACTCGCTCATCCATAATGGATTCAAAGCTGTTTCGGATAAGGCCGGAGAACCCTCCCTGCACTCCAGTCAGCCTCAAATGCAGCCAAATGGCCTTTGGTCCCCCTGCTCTCCTAGAACAGCTAGCGAAGGTGATGAGAAAAACCACGATGGCAGTTCCTCTAGTCACGCCGTGATCTTTCCACCTCCTGTACTTTTACCTGTTTCAGCTCCTCCTGTCGCATCCGTAAATCTGATTGGCCTTCTTCCCACCAAGTTGGATGAAAATGAAGTAGAGCATCCTGAGTTGTTAAACATCGCCTCAAGGACCGGTGTGCCTCGCTCCGAAGACGAAGAATCGGAGCCGGACCTCGGAAGCCCTCCGCTCATGATCCAGGAGAGTCCAGACCTCCAAGCTTCGCCCAAATTTCCACGAAGACTCAGGAAATCCATCCAGCTCCAGCCCCCATCTCCCTCTTCTCCAACTTTGCCTGTCAGCAACACCCAAACTGGAGAGGCAACTGCTGTCACAGAGCACCTAGGCCTAACATCCCCCGCCCCCTTGCAGACACCCTTAAGCAACAGCAACACCACCACTGCTGTGGCTGAAAAAACGGAGCCACCCAATGTGGAGCGTTACCCAGAGCATATTATCGAAGAGAGGGACTCTCCTGAAAGCCCTGAGCCAGAACTGCCCGCTTGCCTGCAGGGGAAAGGCTTATTGCCAGCCAACCTCGCCGACCCCTCCACCTCTCTGCCAGGCAACAAAGAGCCGGCACAGGAGGAAACAATGGAGGTTCCTGGTAAGGACGGAACTATAGACAATGACGAGCGCGTGCAAAAACACAGGAATTCTAAACCACATGTCCAAAGCAGTGCTGAGCAAGAAGCTCAGGAAGTGGACATGGAGGAACAACAGCCCTCAGAACCTATCTCAGCTGCCCAGAAAGGCTCAGGCATATCCATAGCACCTTCTAGGCCGCTCAAAGTTCGAATCAAGACTGTTAAAACACCTACCGGCAACGTCACGCGCACAGTTACCAGAGTGGCCGCTAAAGGAGCGGCAGCTGGAGCCGCTAAGGGATCTGACAGCTCTAAGATTCAGCTAGGAGGACGTAAGGTGGTCAACAGGCCTAAACGATCAGCCCCTGCCATGTCGGGACATCCACCGGTGCTGCCTGTGTCAACGTTGCAGGATGCTAGCACAGCCATGTTGTTCGCAGCGAGCAAAGTGCAGAAAGTGTCGGTCTCCAGTGTCAGGAAAACTCTGCCTTCCCCATCCTCTTCATCCTCAGCTTCGGGCATCAATGTTCGCTCCTTGGGTTTGAAAACGGTGTACAGCGCTGTGCCCTCGGCCAAAGCAGCATCAGTCGTAAACAGTCCTGGCGCCGTGATCTCCCGCAGCCAGTCCAGCCTGGTGGAGGCTTTCAACAAGATCCTCAACAGCAAGAACCCGCTGCCCAGCTACCAGCCGGACCTCTCTGTTCCCCCACCTCCAGAGTGGGGCCTGGGCGTTCCTCCTGCAGGTTACCGCTGCCTTGAATGCGGCGATGCTTTCGCCTTGGAGCGCAGCCTGGCGAGACACTACGACCGGCGATCGCTACGTATTGAAGTGACCTGTAATCACTGCTCGAAGCGCCTGGCCTTCTTCAACAAGTGCAGCCTGCTGCTGCACGCCCGGGAGCACAAGGAAAAAGGGCTGGTCATGCAGTGCTCTCATTTGGTCATGCGCCCTGTCAGCATGGAGCAGATGATCGGTCAGCAGGACACTGTGCCCATAG GTGtgctctctccatctctgctgCCCAGCACTTCTTTGCCTGCAGCTAAAGAGGAAACCTCAGGCAACCCCGGAATATTTGATAACTG GTGCCCGGAGTGCAAAAGTCCATTCAGCTCAACCGAAGAACTCAGTGCGCACTTCCAAGAAGTCGACCCCAATGGCTCCGACTCA AGCTGCAtgcagtgttctcctccaatgCCTCTGTGGAACCCCTGCAGCGCGGCGGCTCACCGGCGGCTTCACCAGAAGCTGCCCCCTCTCGTCTGTCCTGAGTGTGGCCTTGTCTACCGACCAAACAGCCTAAACACGCACTTGCAACAAGCCTGCCTGCACTACACACGCCAGCTTGGATACAG GTGTCCTTGTTGCCAGCTGGTGTTTGGAGGGGTGAATAGTTTGAATGCAGTGAAGACTCACATGCAAACGGCTCATTGTGAAGTCTTCCATAAGTGCCCCGTTTGTCCCATGGCATTCAAATCTGCTCCCAGCGCTGATTCTCACTGCACCACCCAGCACCCTGCACTTACAGACACAGCCAAGCAATCCAA GGAGATCTATAAATGTGTACTGTGTCAGACCGTGTTTACCCAGAAGGCCCTGCTCAGCCTTCATTTTGACACTCACTTAGCGAAGCAGAAGGTCCATGTGTTCAAGTGCCCTGACTGCAACAAGCTGTTCACACAGAGAGGTTCCCTGCTGGCACACGTTAAG GCGTCTCACAGGAACTCAGCGGCTCGCCCCAGCGAAGTATCGGCTCAGAAAAGCTCTTTAAAGATGGAGAGCTCTGACggggaggagtggaggagagaagaggaggaagacggcgagagagagggagatccAGGAGAGAATAAACGCCCTACCAATCCCAACGTCCAACTATGGAGCTGCTCAGAATGTCAGACACGCTACTCTGACAAAGAGATCTATATCGCCCACATGGCCAAAAAGCATGGAAAG GAGCTCAAGAGATTTCCTTGCACTCTCTGTGAAGGATCCTTCTCTTCGTCGTCAAGCCTGCGGCGGCACATGCGGGTCAAACACAAGGGGATCAAAAGATCTTTTCAATGCCA GTTATGCCGTGAGGGCAAAAAGACTTTTAGCAGTAAGCTGGTCCTAGAGAAACACATGCAAATTCATCATGGAGGACCAAGAGGAGCAATTACTCAGAGACAG CCATCATCTCGTTTCACCGACGGCGCTGACAGCTCCTCGGAGCAAGACGGTGCCCCCAGCACTATGACCACCGGCTCCGCAGAGGAGGATGAAGGCACCAGGGCTGGGTCGACTCAGGGGCGGGATGGAGGTGGAGGTTTCCGCTGCGCGCCATGCGGGTTCACGTCCCTTGATAAGGAGGAATTTCTGCAGCATATCCAAAGTCACCGTGGCGATGGGGGCAGGGCCTTGCAGTGTCAGCTGTGTGGGGCGTGTTTCGCGTCAGGCTCCTCCCTCAGCCGGCATCGCTTCATCAGCCACCGCATGCGCGAAGCCGGGTCAGCTCAAGCTCCCAGCAATCACGGAGACAATCCCCACGGTAACGTGACTCCTGATGCCCCGGACCCCTCTCCGGGGTCACCGTCTCAGGCAGAGGAAGGGGAAGGCAAGCTAACCTGCAAAGTGTGCGGACGTCACTTCAGCAAGGCCGCCGACCTCAGCACGCACTTCAGGACTCACGGCATGGCCTTTATTACCACCTACAAAACGGACAAGCCGGCCTGA